A single Anatilimnocola floriformis DNA region contains:
- the rplL gene encoding 50S ribosomal protein L7/L12: protein MAEVDINALGDQIANLTLKQAKELSDYIKETYKIEPAAGGGVMMAAPAGDGGGAAAPAAQTEFDVVLTAAGDKKLEVVKVVKAITGVSLMDAKKLVDAPPAKIKEKASKADADKAKAELEAAGATVELK from the coding sequence ATGGCTGAAGTTGACATTAATGCATTGGGTGATCAGATCGCCAACCTCACGCTGAAGCAAGCGAAGGAATTGAGCGACTACATCAAGGAAACGTACAAGATCGAGCCAGCCGCTGGTGGCGGTGTGATGATGGCCGCTCCTGCCGGTGACGGTGGTGGCGCTGCCGCTCCTGCAGCTCAGACTGAGTTCGACGTCGTTCTGACCGCCGCTGGCGACAAGAAGCTGGAAGTCGTGAAGGTGGTCAAGGCCATCACCGGCGTTTCGCTGATGGACGCCAAGAAGCTGGTCGACGCCCCGCCGGCGAAGATCAAGGAAAAGGCTTCGAAGGCTGACGCCGACAAGGCCAAGGCTGAACTCGAAGCAGCTGGTGCCACGGTCGAGCTGAAGTAG
- the rplJ gene encoding 50S ribosomal protein L10, whose product MSKTLKRLITEEIKQRLSGVTDAVVVNVIGLDSLNTYNLRRDLRKKGLSLLVVKSSLAARATEGTSLAPAFEGSSGSVAVVYGGEDFISLAKEMVAIHKKPEYEKVESRGGVMDGEKLSPEKLKEVAKWPNRVGQISLLLGQILSPGAQLLSQINAPGGALQSQFKKLSEKAAEGKDGGEPAAS is encoded by the coding sequence ATGAGCAAGACACTCAAGCGACTGATTACCGAAGAAATCAAGCAGCGGTTGTCCGGCGTCACTGACGCTGTTGTGGTCAATGTGATTGGCCTCGACTCGCTGAATACCTACAACCTGCGGCGCGACCTGCGTAAGAAGGGTTTGAGCCTGCTGGTTGTGAAGTCGAGCCTGGCTGCTCGTGCCACTGAAGGCACTTCCCTGGCTCCGGCTTTCGAAGGAAGCTCGGGCAGTGTCGCCGTTGTTTACGGCGGTGAGGATTTCATCTCTCTGGCTAAAGAGATGGTGGCGATACACAAGAAGCCGGAATATGAGAAGGTCGAGTCGCGCGGCGGCGTGATGGACGGCGAGAAGCTCTCGCCCGAGAAGCTCAAGGAAGTGGCGAAGTGGCCGAATCGCGTCGGTCAGATCAGCTTGCTGCTGGGGCAGATTTTGTCGCCCGGGGCGCAGCTGTTGTCGCAAATCAATGCCCCTGGTGGGGCGCTCCAGAGCCAGTTCAAGAAGCTGTCGGAAAAGGCAGCCGAAGGCAAAGATGGCGGCGAACCCGCTGCCAGCTAA
- the rplA gene encoding 50S ribosomal protein L1 has protein sequence MPKQSKRFRALLKVAPPTKDTVSLDRAVERLKQFGNTKFDQAIEIHMRLGVDPKQADQIVRGSVVLPHGIGKAQRVLVFAKGDLAAAATAAGADFVGQEDLATKVKDGWTDFDVCIAAPDMMGLVGPLGRVLGPRGLMPSPRAGTVTPDVARVVKEYKAGKVEFRNDNGGIVHAIVGKASFDAPKLKENIEAFVHYVVGLKPNSVKGVYVKSVALCATMSPSVRIAV, from the coding sequence ATGCCAAAGCAATCGAAGCGTTTTCGTGCCCTGCTCAAGGTCGCTCCGCCGACCAAGGATACTGTTTCCTTGGATAGGGCCGTCGAGCGTTTGAAGCAGTTTGGCAACACCAAATTCGACCAGGCGATCGAGATCCATATGCGTCTCGGCGTCGATCCCAAGCAGGCCGACCAGATCGTCCGCGGCAGCGTTGTGTTGCCGCACGGTATTGGCAAGGCTCAGCGGGTGCTGGTGTTTGCCAAGGGTGACTTGGCTGCCGCGGCGACTGCTGCTGGTGCTGATTTCGTTGGTCAAGAAGACTTGGCCACGAAGGTCAAGGATGGCTGGACGGATTTTGATGTCTGCATCGCCGCTCCGGACATGATGGGCCTGGTTGGTCCTCTCGGCCGCGTGCTCGGTCCGCGTGGCTTGATGCCGTCGCCTCGTGCTGGCACTGTCACGCCTGATGTGGCCAGGGTCGTCAAGGAATACAAGGCTGGTAAGGTTGAGTTCCGCAATGACAACGGCGGCATCGTGCATGCCATCGTCGGCAAGGCGAGCTTTGATGCTCCGAAGCTCAAAGAAAACATTGAAGCCTTCGTGCACTACGTAGTGGGTCTCAAGCCCAATTCGGTGAAGGGTGTGTACGTGAAGAGCGTTGCCCTGTGTGCCACGATGAGCCCTTCGGTTCGCATCGCAGTCTAA
- the rplK gene encoding 50S ribosomal protein L11, giving the protein MAKVKQVKGQAKFQVTGGQATPAPPVGTSLGKFGINLGQFVSQFNERTREFMGIPIPVVVTVYDDRSFEFITKSPPASALLKMAAGCAKGAGVPNKDKVGKVTKKQLLEIVKKKEDVLNSTDPERAARMIEGTARSMGIVVEG; this is encoded by the coding sequence ATGGCTAAGGTCAAGCAAGTCAAGGGTCAGGCGAAGTTTCAGGTGACGGGTGGCCAGGCGACTCCCGCGCCGCCAGTTGGTACCTCGCTCGGTAAGTTCGGTATCAATCTCGGGCAGTTCGTGTCGCAGTTCAACGAACGAACCCGCGAGTTCATGGGGATTCCGATTCCCGTGGTTGTGACCGTTTATGACGATCGCTCGTTCGAATTCATCACTAAGAGCCCGCCGGCCTCGGCCCTCCTGAAAATGGCTGCCGGTTGTGCCAAGGGCGCCGGCGTCCCGAACAAGGACAAAGTGGGCAAGGTGACGAAGAAGCAACTGCTGGAAATCGTCAAGAAGAAGGAAGACGTGCTGAATTCGACCGATCCAGAGCGTGCTGCTCGGATGATCGAAGGAACTGCCCGCAGCATGGGCATTGTGGTCGAAGGCTAG
- the nusG gene encoding transcription termination/antitermination protein NusG, which yields MALNTGEGLNMYPDSPENPEPVAPEEAGAAAVGPGTSSDPVPPVEPVAATADNPAPESSPSPEVAAAASQTGDEPAAVVAEAEEEEVEDEPEVEYPAQDPLEFIDESQADNNLQFDWYILKIQVNREDSIRDALLRRIKMNGVERYFKEVVVPTEDVAEFTKTGKRRVVKKKLYPGYLLINMAVNDESWFAIRETAGIGDFTGSGGKPTPMLTRDVEQILRKSKVLTDEATPVKSTIPFKKGDKVRVKEGNFQNFDGEVGGVDQANGRVKVLIQIFGRTTEVEFQHWQIELV from the coding sequence TTGGCATTGAATACCGGTGAAGGCTTGAACATGTATCCCGACAGCCCCGAAAATCCCGAACCAGTTGCCCCGGAAGAAGCCGGTGCCGCCGCCGTCGGGCCCGGTACGTCTAGCGATCCGGTTCCGCCGGTCGAGCCCGTCGCGGCTACTGCCGATAATCCGGCTCCTGAATCTTCTCCTTCTCCGGAGGTTGCAGCCGCTGCCAGCCAGACTGGCGATGAGCCGGCTGCAGTTGTTGCCGAAGCCGAAGAGGAAGAAGTCGAAGACGAGCCCGAGGTCGAATATCCCGCGCAAGATCCGCTGGAGTTCATCGACGAATCGCAGGCCGACAATAACCTGCAGTTCGATTGGTACATTCTCAAAATTCAAGTCAACCGCGAAGACTCGATCCGCGATGCCTTGCTCCGCCGCATCAAAATGAACGGCGTAGAGCGGTACTTCAAGGAAGTCGTGGTTCCGACGGAAGACGTCGCTGAGTTCACCAAGACCGGCAAACGTCGTGTCGTGAAGAAGAAGCTCTATCCGGGCTACTTGCTCATCAACATGGCCGTCAATGACGAGTCGTGGTTTGCGATTCGCGAAACGGCGGGCATTGGTGACTTCACCGGTTCGGGCGGCAAGCCCACGCCGATGTTGACGCGCGATGTCGAGCAGATTCTGCGGAAGAGCAAGGTGCTCACCGACGAAGCCACGCCGGTCAAGTCGACCATTCCGTTCAAGAAGGGCGACAAGGTTCGAGTCAAGGAAGGCAATTTCCAGAACTTCGACGGCGAAGTTGGCGGTGTCGATCAAGCCAACGGGCGCGTCAAGGTTCTTATTCAGATTTTTGGGCGGACCACGGAAGTCGAGTTCCAGCACTGGCAGATTGAACTCGTGTAA
- the secE gene encoding preprotein translocase subunit SecE: MSKDKAPTMGSVFLQELTSVALYKRSQGRMARQITCLVIWLVLAIGCWRMSAAVLNRMEAPVRYGVPAAILVVGMWIAYRLVNYPPFADFLIAVEAEMNKVSWPTWRELSRSTVVVIVLIVGLTAVLFSLDAIFQFLLQTLGVTPR, translated from the coding sequence ATGTCAAAAGATAAAGCGCCGACGATGGGGAGTGTCTTCCTACAAGAATTAACGAGTGTTGCGCTGTACAAGCGTAGCCAGGGGCGGATGGCGCGGCAGATTACCTGCCTGGTGATCTGGCTCGTCCTGGCGATTGGCTGTTGGCGGATGTCGGCGGCGGTTCTCAATCGTATGGAAGCGCCGGTACGCTACGGTGTGCCTGCTGCAATTCTGGTCGTCGGCATGTGGATCGCTTATCGCTTGGTCAACTATCCGCCCTTTGCGGACTTTTTGATTGCGGTCGAAGCGGAAATGAACAAGGTCTCGTGGCCGACGTGGCGCGAGTTGTCGCGGAGCACGGTGGTTGTGATCGTTTTGATTGTGGGGCTCACGGCGGTGCTCTTCAGTCTCGACGCGATTTTCCAGTTCCTGTTGCAGACCTTAGGCGTAACCCCCAGGTAA
- the tuf gene encoding elongation factor Tu has translation MAKETFQRTKPHCNVGTIGHIDHGKTTTTAALLSVCAAKGLAQKKEYSDIAKGGTVRDSTKTVTIAVAHVEYETEKRHYAHIDCPGHADFIKNMITGAAQMDGAILVVSAADGPMPQTREHVLLARQVDVPALVVFLNKIDLVDDPDLLELVEMEIRELLNKNGFPGDDIPIVRGSSLPAYENPTDPKSRKCIEDLLDAIDSYIPQPKREEDKPFLMAVEDVFSIEGRGTVATGRIERGMVKVGDEVQIIGLSKEPQKTIVTGVEMFRKELGEGRAGDNVGCLLRGVRREDIERGQVLAKINSITPHTKFEAEVYCLSKEEGGRHTPFFSGYRPQFYFRTTDVTGTADLVGADMCMPGDNVKVVVTLHKPIAMDDGIRFAIREGGKTVGSGVVTKVLE, from the coding sequence ATGGCCAAGGAAACTTTTCAGCGGACCAAGCCGCACTGCAACGTCGGCACGATCGGCCACATTGACCACGGCAAGACCACCACGACTGCGGCTCTCCTCTCGGTGTGCGCCGCGAAGGGTTTGGCTCAAAAGAAGGAGTATTCGGACATCGCCAAGGGTGGTACGGTTCGTGACTCTACGAAGACCGTGACCATCGCCGTGGCTCACGTCGAATACGAAACCGAAAAGCGCCACTACGCTCACATCGACTGCCCCGGCCACGCCGACTTTATCAAGAACATGATCACCGGCGCTGCCCAGATGGACGGCGCGATCCTGGTCGTGTCGGCTGCTGACGGCCCGATGCCGCAAACTCGCGAACACGTGCTGTTGGCCCGTCAGGTTGATGTGCCGGCTCTCGTCGTGTTCCTCAACAAGATCGACCTCGTCGATGATCCGGATCTTCTCGAGCTCGTCGAGATGGAAATTCGCGAGCTGCTCAATAAGAACGGCTTCCCTGGCGACGACATTCCGATCGTTCGTGGTTCGTCGCTGCCGGCTTACGAAAATCCGACCGATCCGAAGTCGCGTAAGTGCATCGAAGACCTGCTCGACGCGATCGACAGCTACATTCCCCAGCCGAAGCGCGAAGAAGACAAGCCGTTCCTCATGGCTGTCGAAGACGTGTTCTCGATCGAAGGTCGCGGTACTGTCGCCACCGGTCGTATCGAGCGCGGTATGGTCAAGGTCGGTGACGAAGTTCAGATCATTGGTCTGAGCAAGGAACCGCAGAAGACGATCGTTACGGGCGTCGAAATGTTCCGCAAGGAACTCGGCGAAGGTCGTGCAGGGGACAACGTCGGTTGCTTGCTCCGTGGTGTTCGCCGCGAAGATATCGAACGTGGCCAGGTGCTCGCGAAGATCAATTCGATCACGCCGCACACCAAGTTCGAAGCTGAAGTTTACTGCTTGTCGAAGGAAGAAGGCGGCCGTCACACGCCGTTCTTCAGCGGTTATCGCCCGCAATTTTACTTCCGTACTACGGACGTGACCGGCACCGCCGATCTGGTTGGCGCCGACATGTGCATGCCTGGCGACAACGTCAAGGTTGTGGTCACGCTGCACAAGCCCATCGCCATGGATGATGGTATCCGCTTCGCTATTCGCGAAGGTGGTAAGACCGTCGGTTCGGGCGTTGTGACCAAGGTTCTTGAGTAG
- a CDS encoding fluoride efflux transporter FluC, which yields MNYLRDITLVFLCGGLGSFARYGLGISTQYLLGKSFPWGTLTANLIGCLIIGFVGQRVAQLEPPGNNPALAHLLRVAVMVGFLGGLTTFSAFGWESVSRLVDKNSTQQFIGLANIGANLGFGLLLVWVGMQLAKLM from the coding sequence ATGAACTACCTGCGCGATATCACCCTCGTCTTTCTCTGCGGCGGCCTGGGGAGTTTTGCCCGCTATGGCTTGGGAATCTCAACGCAATATTTGCTGGGCAAGAGCTTTCCCTGGGGAACACTGACGGCCAATTTGATTGGCTGCTTGATCATCGGTTTCGTCGGCCAACGGGTCGCGCAGCTCGAACCGCCAGGCAACAACCCGGCGCTGGCTCACTTGCTGCGAGTCGCCGTGATGGTCGGTTTTCTCGGCGGTTTAACGACGTTTTCGGCCTTCGGCTGGGAGTCAGTCAGTCGTCTCGTCGACAAAAACAGCACGCAGCAGTTCATCGGCCTCGCCAACATCGGGGCGAATCTCGGTTTCGGCTTGCTGCTGGTGTGGGTAGGGATGCAGTTGGCGAAATTGATGTAG
- a CDS encoding DUF1592 domain-containing protein has protein sequence MSRFARILSFATAMLPAVVLAAPPRSGEVIYQAQCASCHGAKGEGVKTEYAQPLVGDKSLVELTDLIEKTMPEGEPEAVNGEETQNVAKFVYDSFYSPVAQARNQSARIELSRLTVRQYQNSVADLIGSFRLAQAWPEQRGLRGEYFKTRSRRNNDRVIERTDPVVNFDFGDKSPDAEKMPEPQEFSIKWEGSLLAPETGSYDIVVKTDHAMQLWVNDLREPLIDAKVKSGNDNEYRGTIRLLAGRVYPLRLEFIKANQGVDDSKKAKEKPSKPAMIALEWQPPQRAQEVIPARNLTPKVFATQYIPQTPFPPDDRSIGYERGTSISKAWDAATTDSALEAATYIVKYLRDLSGVDLSKSDQRDKLRAFCLKFAERAFRRPLDEAQQQLYIDQQLNDASDLQLGLKRFVLVVLKSPRFLYQEVAHAQEMQALDSYEVAARLSFALWDSIPDDTLLREAAAGKLLTREQVQKQVQRMMPDPRTHAKLQAFFMQWLRVDQAPDLSKDSELFPNFDQAIATDLRSSLEIMLDDIVWSEKSDFRRLLNEDSLYLNGRLAKLYGADLPADAGFEKVALNPEQRAGVMSHPYLLAGFAYTANSSPIHRGVFISRSLLGRSLRPPPEAVAPLAPDLHASLTTRERVALQTKAEACNSCHKMINPLGFTLENFDAIGRFRAEEKGKAVDATGSYLTRAGQQQQFKNARELAAFLATSDESHSAFVEQLFHFVVKQPWRAYSPTLRTDLTKKFVANEFHIRNLLAEIVTTAALHGAGK, from the coding sequence ATGAGCCGATTCGCTCGTATTCTTTCGTTTGCCACGGCAATGCTTCCCGCCGTTGTTCTCGCCGCTCCGCCGCGCTCTGGCGAGGTGATCTACCAGGCCCAGTGCGCCAGTTGCCACGGTGCGAAGGGCGAGGGAGTTAAAACCGAGTACGCCCAGCCGCTGGTCGGCGATAAATCGCTTGTCGAACTGACCGATCTGATCGAAAAAACGATGCCCGAAGGCGAGCCAGAAGCAGTCAACGGCGAGGAAACGCAGAACGTCGCGAAGTTTGTCTACGATTCGTTCTATTCGCCCGTCGCGCAAGCTCGCAATCAATCGGCCCGGATCGAACTCTCGCGCTTGACCGTTCGCCAATATCAAAACAGCGTCGCCGACCTCATCGGCAGCTTTCGCCTGGCCCAGGCCTGGCCGGAACAGCGTGGTTTGCGTGGCGAATATTTCAAGACGCGTAGCCGCCGCAACAACGATCGTGTGATCGAGCGGACCGATCCGGTGGTGAATTTTGACTTCGGCGACAAAAGCCCAGACGCCGAAAAAATGCCCGAGCCGCAAGAGTTCTCGATCAAGTGGGAAGGCTCGCTCCTCGCCCCCGAAACCGGCAGCTACGACATCGTGGTCAAAACCGATCACGCCATGCAGCTGTGGGTGAATGACCTTCGCGAACCGCTGATCGATGCCAAGGTAAAGAGCGGCAACGATAACGAATATCGCGGCACGATCCGCCTGCTGGCTGGCCGCGTTTATCCACTGCGACTTGAGTTCATCAAAGCCAACCAAGGGGTTGATGACTCGAAAAAAGCCAAGGAAAAGCCGTCTAAACCCGCGATGATCGCCCTCGAGTGGCAGCCGCCGCAGCGGGCTCAGGAAGTGATTCCGGCCCGCAACCTCACGCCGAAAGTTTTCGCCACGCAATACATTCCGCAAACGCCTTTTCCGCCCGATGACCGCAGCATTGGTTACGAGCGCGGCACCTCGATCAGCAAGGCCTGGGATGCGGCCACCACCGACAGCGCGCTCGAAGCCGCGACCTACATCGTGAAGTATTTGCGCGACCTTTCCGGCGTCGACCTGAGCAAATCCGATCAGCGCGACAAGCTCCGCGCCTTCTGCCTGAAGTTCGCCGAACGGGCGTTTCGCCGGCCGCTCGATGAAGCCCAGCAGCAGCTCTACATCGATCAGCAGCTGAACGACGCCAGCGATTTGCAGCTCGGCTTGAAACGGTTTGTGCTCGTTGTGCTGAAGTCGCCGCGATTTCTCTATCAAGAAGTGGCTCACGCGCAGGAAATGCAAGCTCTCGATAGTTATGAAGTGGCCGCGCGACTTTCCTTCGCTCTGTGGGACAGCATTCCCGATGACACGCTGCTGCGAGAAGCCGCGGCGGGGAAGTTGCTGACGCGCGAGCAGGTGCAAAAACAAGTGCAGCGGATGATGCCCGATCCGCGGACGCACGCCAAGCTGCAGGCCTTTTTCATGCAGTGGTTGCGCGTCGATCAGGCCCCTGATCTGTCGAAGGACAGCGAGCTGTTTCCGAACTTCGATCAAGCCATCGCAACCGACCTCCGCTCGTCGCTCGAGATCATGCTCGATGACATCGTGTGGAGCGAGAAATCCGATTTTCGCCGGCTGCTGAACGAAGATTCGCTCTATCTCAACGGCCGTCTGGCGAAGCTCTATGGCGCCGATTTGCCCGCCGATGCCGGCTTCGAAAAAGTGGCCCTCAATCCCGAACAGCGGGCCGGCGTGATGTCGCATCCGTATCTGCTCGCCGGCTTTGCTTACACGGCCAACAGCAGCCCGATTCATCGCGGCGTGTTCATTTCACGCAGCCTGCTCGGCCGTTCGCTGCGACCACCACCGGAAGCCGTCGCGCCCCTCGCGCCCGATCTGCACGCCAGCCTGACCACGCGTGAACGCGTTGCCTTGCAGACCAAAGCCGAGGCCTGCAATAGCTGCCACAAAATGATCAATCCGCTGGGTTTTACGCTCGAAAACTTCGATGCCATCGGTCGTTTTCGGGCTGAGGAAAAAGGGAAGGCCGTCGACGCCACTGGTTCGTACCTGACTCGTGCTGGTCAGCAGCAGCAGTTCAAAAATGCCCGCGAATTGGCGGCTTTTTTGGCCACCAGCGATGAATCGCACTCGGCTTTTGTCGAGCAGTTGTTTCACTTTGTGGTGAAGCAGCCGTGGCGAGCTTACAGCCCGACGCTGCGGACCGACCTCACCAAGAAGTTCGTCGCCAACGAATTCCACATTCGCAATCTGCTGGCCGAGATCGTGACGACTGCAGCGTTGCACGGGGCGGGGAAGTAG
- a CDS encoding ArsR/SmtB family transcription factor has protein sequence MLNDSNNDEPREDEGPQTVDPRTLERLPAETGKELVQLFKLLSDETRLRILYFLMQQEELNVRTLCDLLQQSQPAVSHHLALLRVAGIIECRRDGKHNFYHLVPKRFQHFLDMLFVIENGQPRRIRIENALLTYSHDEAAK, from the coding sequence GTGCTAAACGACTCTAACAACGACGAACCGCGTGAAGACGAGGGCCCACAAACGGTGGATCCGCGCACATTGGAGCGACTCCCCGCCGAAACGGGCAAGGAGCTGGTACAGCTCTTCAAGCTCCTTTCCGACGAGACGCGGCTTCGCATTCTGTACTTCCTCATGCAACAGGAAGAGCTGAATGTCCGCACGCTGTGCGACCTGCTCCAGCAAAGCCAACCGGCAGTCAGCCACCACCTGGCACTGCTGCGCGTGGCCGGCATCATCGAATGCCGCCGCGACGGCAAGCACAACTTCTATCACTTGGTGCCGAAGCGGTTCCAGCACTTCCTCGACATGCTGTTTGTCATCGAAAACGGCCAGCCGCGGCGGATTCGGATCGAAAACGCCCTGCTGACGTATTCGCACGACGAAGCGGCCAAGTAA